In a single window of the Nycticebus coucang isolate mNycCou1 chromosome 13, mNycCou1.pri, whole genome shotgun sequence genome:
- the TRIB1 gene encoding tribbles homolog 1 yields the protein MRAGPVRSAMSGASQPRGPALLLPASRGAPAKRLLDADDAAAVAAKCPRLSECSSPPDYLSLPGSPCSPQPPPAAPGAGGGSGSAPGPSRIADYLLLPLAEREHVSRALCIHTGRELRCKVFPIKHYQDKIRPYIQLPSHRNITGIVEVILGETKAYVFFEKDFGDMHSYMRSRKRLREEEAARLFKQIVSAVAHCHQSAIVLGDLKLRKFIFSTEERTQLRLESLEDTHIIKGEDDALSDKHGCPAYVSPEILNTTGTYSGKAADVWSLGVMLYTLLVGRYPFHDSDPSALFSKIRRGQFCIPDHISPKARCLIRSLLRREPSERLTAPEILLHPWFDSVLEPGYVDSEMGTSDQIVPEYQEDSDISSFFC from the exons ATGCGGGCCGGTCCCGTGCGCTCTGCCATGAGCGGCGCCTCGCAGCCCCGCGGCCCGGCCCTGCTACTCCCGGCCTCCCGGGGCGCCCCGGCCAAACGCCTACTGGACGCAGATGATGCGGCTGCTGTGGCGGCCAAGTGCCCGCGCCTCTCCGAGTGCTCCAGTCCCCCGgactacctcagcctccccggctCACCCTGCAGCCCTCAGCCCCCGCCCGCCGCGCCGGGAGCCGGCGGCGGCTCCGGGAGCGCCCCGGGACCCAGTCGCATTGCTGACTACCTGCTGCTGCCCCTGGCCGAGCGCGAGCATGTGTCCCGGGCGCTGTGCATCCACACTGGCCGCGAGCTGCGCTGCAAG GTGTTTCCCATTAAACACTACCAAGACAAAATCAGGCCTTACATCCAGCTGCCATCACACAGGAACATCACTGGCATTGTGGAGGTGATCCTTGGGGAAACCAAGGCCTACGTCTTCTTTGAGAAGGACTTTGGGGACATGCACTCCTATATGCGAAGCCGGAAGAGGCTGCGGGAAGAGGAGGCCGCCCGGCTTTTCAAGCAGATTGTCTCTGCCGTTGCCCACTGCCACCAGTCGGCCATTGTGCTGGGGGACCTGAAGCTTAGGAAATTCATCTTCTCCACGGAGGAGAG AACCCAGCTCAGACTGGAAAGTCTAGAAGACACTCACATAATCAAGGGGGAAGATGATGCTTTGTCAGACAAACATGGCTGCCCAGCCTACGTGAGCCCCGAGATCCTCAACACCACGGGGACCTACTCGGGAAAGGCTGCGGACGTTTGGAGCCTCGGGGTGATGCTCTACACACTTTTGGTTGGACGATACCCCTTTCATGACTCAGACCCCAGTGCCCTTTTCTCTAAAATTCGACGTGGACAGTTCTGCATTCCCGACCACATTTCCCCCAAAGCCAGGTGCCTCATTCGCAGCCTCCTGAGACGGGAACCTTCTGAGAGACTCACGGCTCCTGAGATCTTACTCCATCCCTGGTTTGACTCCGTCTTGGAACCTGGATACGTTGACTCAGAAATGGGAACTTCAGACCAGATTGTTCCAGAGTATCAGGAGGACAGTGACATTAGTTCCTTCTTCTGCTAA